The window GTTTCCttacgttgttgttgttgtgaagaTGACATTAattcttaaaataattaaacatcgTTACAAACGGGACACTGTCGTAATATAAATCAATACCTGTTGGGCTCTACTCTAGCTATTTTATTCATTCCTTCCCTTTTGTTGTGATACGGCTTTCAGATCTCTTTAATCAAGGTTTGGTAAGCAATGTAGAGAATAGTAATAAATATTGACGTGTCCTCagttcttcttccttttattgTCCTTGTCGTGTTGGAGGATCACCGGAGCTGCCGGTATGCAACCACTCTCTCAACGGTTCTGTGCTACCTCTCCGTGTCCGCGAGTATCTTGTGAACAGCTCAGCAAACACCACCGAAAGCAAGTAGCGTCCCGAAACAAAAGCAAGAACTAAGTATGCGTCTTGAATGTTTGCACACGTATAACGCCGGAGACTGAACTGGAGAAGGTTTTCGTAACTCATTGCATTTGTCAAACTGAAAGCCGAACTATTAACTCTGAGCGAAAATAAATTCtaccatctttttgtttttgttattttttttttttggtttgtttgtcaACTACTTCTTAGAAATTCCACcatcttattattattctttttatgtttgacatattttttttttttattcaaatatgtCAACTGATAAATTGTATTAGCATTACAAACAGGataatcattacaaaataaattgtattaGCATTTCAAAATGTAAGGTATTTAacttctaaataaaaataaataaggtattttaaagcttttttcaaattaatattgTCGTAATTTATTTTGATAGCTAGCATTTTTGTGGATCATTAGGTTCTCTCACATGTAGTATTCAATTTTGcggaaaatcacattttaaaccttcaTAGTATCATTGAGTAGCAATTTAAACCTTAAGATATATTCAATAACaccaaaaacctttaaaatgatttcactaacactttaaaccttaaaactaactatTCTCTTTGTACCGCCATGAAAGATGACTGAACAGTAATATATGTCAACgtaaaatagttaaactatgctggtttgatttaaatacttgtttaattaattttaatttaatttaattatttatgacaattgataaagaaaatattaaaaatacatcaaggcaaaaaaatgaagaatcagaggtaaggataaaacatttgacaaatgtaaaattgaagacgacaatatatttagaaaatttattggtttccaatgagaagtcaactgatttgaatcaaaaTTCGGTGGAGATGCATTTATTAAAAGgattaataatgtgaagagTAACTTCGCAAAAGTTTTgtctaaaatgaaaatgaacacaaatttattttttaaatatttttatttatttttaaaaactgaaactaattaaaatttaaattaaaccaacatagtttaactatttcgtGTTGACGAATATTATTATTCCGTTATTTTTTATGGCggtacaaaaatgaaagttacTTTTAAGGTTtcaagtgttagtaaaatcattttaaaggttaaaagtgttagtaaaatcattttaaaggtttatagtgttagtgaaattctcTCGAGATTTAAAGTGTTACCCAATTAcactttaaaagtttaaaacatgatTTTCCCTTCAATTTTGAGAACTTTTGTATTCAATGATTGACAAAATTTGCCATTCATGAAGGATGGCCATTTATTACaatatgatattattaaaatttattgatcATTTGTAATTAAGCAATACTCTTAAGTCTAAGCGAAAATAGATTCCACCATctaattattactattatttatttatattcaaaTAGTCAACTGATAAATTGTATTAGTATTACAAATAGGATTATTCATTCTATGCATGAACAACTTTTGTACCAAATAAAAAGTCACATGTTtgtaaatatttagtttttacaCATATCAAAACTTGTCGATTcactaacaaataaaattttatgaaaaaagaaaaataaacaatctcTAAGAGATAATCTTACTCTTTTCAAGCAGAGAAAAATCAATCGGGGTGTGGCCGAATGTCTTAAGTAAAGAAATCTCATTCACGATGTTATCAATGTTGATCTTAAGAGCAGCGACAGTATCAAGAGAGATCGTGAAGAGatattgaaaagaagaagatgtgcaTTTATATGCTCAGAGTTTTCTGGAAACCTAATTTAGAATGGGCTTGGTGCCGATCTATTAAATCATGGGCCAGTGTACTATACATAGtggaaggaaaataaaaatatgtatatatctacaaataaatttagattaattttaatttgctaaTTTTTGGTTACATTCacaaattttgtattatataatgcTTTGAGTAAAGATTTGTATACATAttattagaaattttattttaccacAGCCAATtgcatcaaaatttaaatacacATGATTATAAAAACTATTATGACATTATAATGGAAACTACAATAATGTTTCATAAAAATACTActataaaattatgttattattttttcccaCTGGAAATACAAGCCATACTGcaaatatagaagaaaatattgaactaTTTGAAATAATgcagaaaattttaaaataaaattcttatatgtcaaataaattaaataatacagACCAATCATATGTTATAATTTAGAGTTAAATATATTTACCTAGTGTTTTAACATTTAGCATGTAAGTAAACTAAatatactatttaaaattttgaaattataaaaaatacataaaccaaaacattttatgcattcgaaatatacataaaaaattacaacatGTGTCATTCGGTGCTGTACAACACACTGGGTATTACCTAGTTAGTTTTTGTAACCAGTTTCATTgcatttattaaatttttttaactaacttcttttaaattaattgattGGACGATAGCTTTAGTGGTTGGAATTAAATTAAATCAGGTGGCGAGACCGGCGAAATCGAGCGGTTCTCAACACGGTTAATACCAAACCGGAGAAAACCAGAACTGGTATAATTACGAAACCCTTGCAAGACTCGCCTCCAAACTGAAGAAACCCCTTatacttctctcttcttcttcctttttttttttaatcaaggttttggtaagcaaTGGAGATATTTGTAATAATAGTACGAAGAtgttaatttagaaaaaaaaaaaaaagatgttaatTTTATGGAACCATGATGTGGTGAAAAGAATCTCAAATCCTTTGTAACTTTGTAACATTTGTATCGtcatttagttttaatttgtaCCAGTTAAATTAATCTTCACCTTTAAAAACTACTGCAATTAGTTACGACGAATAAAATGATAAAGTTGCATATGCTTGTATCAATCAATTTATCTTTCTACTACAAAACACTGTTGACTGAGAAGTGGGAAAGGTGTCGTTGATGAACAAATCAACGGCTCAGAATCAATGGTATTAGGTAATtgaataaatcataaaaatattaacCTGGTCAATGTTTTAATAATCAGACAAACTTTGagaggtaattttttttttttttgacaatgaaGAAGCGATCATCAACAGAAGAGACGAGAGAGTGTGTGAGATAGAGACGAAATGGGTTCATCACCAAACGACGCCGTTCTAGAATCAGCCCGTCCCTTTCTCCGAGGAGAGCTAGAGAAGATCGATCCGAAACTCCCGTCGTTGATCGCCGTCCTCAAAAGCGTCGGTGCCGGCGAGTGTTGGCACAAACACGGAAGCTTCTTAGATCACCTGATCGACATCTACAAGATCCTCAAGCTTTGGAAAGCTCCTGAATCCGTCTGCCTCTGCGGTCTATTCCACTCTGCTTACTCCAATTCCTATGTCAATCTAGCCATTTTCGATCCTTCAACTGGCCGTGACGTAGTCCGTGACCATGTCGGCGAAGCTGCCGAGTCTTTGATCCATCTCTTCTGCGTTGTTCCGAGACAGACTATGATTCACGACGATCTTTTGTTTAAGTACTCTGATCGTGAGCTCGTTGAGCATCTTGGTTGTTCCGAGGTTTCGTTGAGGAACGCGAAGGAGAAAGGGGTTTTTGATGGGGATGAAGAGTGGAGGAAGAAGGTGAACGGTTTGGTTCCTGAGAACGGTGTTGCTGTGAAGCATATCAAGACAGGTGAAGAAATCGTTGTTTCGAGGAGGGTCgttggtgttttcttgctgATGACCATGGCGGATTTTAGTGGTCAGCTTTTTGGGTTTCAAGATGAGCTCTTCTGTAACCGTGATGGGAGGCTTGAGTTTAGAGGTAATAACGTGACTGCGTTATGGCCTGGGAATGGGAAGCCTGGGCTCTGGATGAATTCGAATTCCAGGATGGGAGCTATTTATAGTTTGATTGTGAGAGAAGAGGAGATTTTGATGGAGGAGAGGAGAAGGGCTTCAGGTTCTGGACTTGTGTTGAGAAAGGAGAGAGATGAGGATATTGAGCTCGTGGTGCCTCCAGTTTTCAGCTTCTGTACCAAGGTATGATCCAGATACTATTAGTGGTGTGTTCTTTATCTACTTTTCATGTCATGATCATCATGTTGCTGTGTCTAGGACTGTACCTTCTTTAATTTAGTAGCTTTCAGTGAAAGCCTTTCACAATTCataaagaaagatgaaagaggacATAGACTGAGAGAGTTTTAGTTACTATCAGGATTTTAACTGAACCGAACCTTGAGTTGTATCTAGTTAGCTGATTGGTTTCATGTCTAGATCATTGTGTTGTCTTGGATTGCGTCTCCTATGGTTTAGGTGCTTTCATGATATGAATGTAGAAAAAGTGATTCTTGGTAGGAAACTTCATTACTAAAAAACAATGACTCAAGATTTTCAGTTATTATCAAGGGTATAAGTTAAGCTTGTTGTTGATAGCCACATACATGTAATGGACCTGCAGGTATTGGATGCAAAAGAGCAGATAGAAGCAAGGGAGATGTACTGGGAAGTTGTGAGCAGTGACACAAGCAAAGAAGGGTACTTGGAGAGAGCAGAGGAGATATTGTTGGGTTGTATTGAGAAGAACCCATTTGTGGGAGAGCCACATGTGTTGTTGAGTCAAGTGTATTTGGGAAAGAAGAGATtcaaagaagcagagagagaatCAGAGAAAGGGCTTCTTCTGCTCTTGCAATGGGGAAGTCCTTGGGACAAGAGGATGTCATGGGAAGGTTGGATTGCTTGGGTTAGAGTTCTTCTCATGAAGTCACAGGATCAATCTTGGCCTGATGTTTCTTGGGGTATCTTGAACTTGGGTCTTGTGCGCTAATAAGATTATTGGTTCACAACTTCCACACTCTTAATAATCAATCACGGATATAATAATGTTTAATAAGAAATGGGTAATAAAGGAATCGATGTATCATGTATGTAGATCAAGTCTTCTTGGCATTGGTATATGTGCAATACCATTAAACCTCTCGGTCACGTTTAAGAGTATCGTTTCATCCACAAAGTCATCAGCATCCCTTATTCATCGCAGCaaagattaataatatttcCTTTGGGATCAAGAAACTATCTAATGTGAGGAAGACATTTTGTCAAGGGTTCTTGGGTCTCTAGTGTCATCTCTCTTTATTTGCATTAATCGCAGCCTCTGAAACCAATCTGTACACCTGTGGAAGACTCAAGACTATCTTCTTAGTACACATAATTCAGTTCATATTACCAAGTCTCTTGTTAGAAGAATTTGTTTGCTAATTCAAGGCCACAAATAAAAAGcttattttcacttttgttgTGAGAGAAGATAAGCTTTTGTTGTGAGATAGACATAAAAGTGCGTTAACCGAGAAAAAGATTACTTCACATTGGAAATGAACATAAGAGGAAACAAACATGAAGACTGTTTGTTCACTGGAAATGGGCataagaggaaacaaaaatgaagaatttaatgttatatatccagtatgaaaatatttattattttgtcacACATTACATCATCATACATTTAGTTATGATGACATGTTGCAGTAGACACAAGTCACGATGAATAGTTactatatttgtaacatacataACTACGACAAATAATTCTACTTATCTACGTTATAGTCTCCCATTactttgtattttattttaagaaattgtatttttttcttaagtcAAATAAGCATTAGACATTCCACAAACTATATTCTAAACCAAGTATTAATTTTTGTAACCAGTTTCATtgcatttattaatttttgttaactaacttcttttaaattaattgattGGATGATAGACGACGCTTATCCGCTTTAGAGGttggaaattaaattaaatcaggTGGCGAGACCGGCTAACGAGTGGTTCTCGATACGGTTAATAACAAACCGGAGAAAACCAGAACTGGTATAATTACAAAACCCTTGCCAAGACTCGCCTCCAAACTGAAGAAAACCCTTatacttctctcttcttcttcctttccttatttttttcttcttcccatttTGTTCTACTGTCGCCGTAAAGGATATTTCAAAGGCGGTAGCGGCGGCGATGGCGGATCTTCTACCACCTCTCACGGCGGCACAAGTCGATGATAAGACTAAAGTCGATGAGAAAGTTGATTACTCCAACCTCCCTTCCCCTGTTCCCTATGAGGAACTCCACCGTGAAGCTTTCAGTTCAGTACATCCTATATCCCATTTCCGATCTAGATTTTTTTCAgtcttatttcttttcttttggttccgTTAGAACTTAATTTTGCATTTCTCGGATATCTCAATTCGTGGGTTTCTTTGATCTGTGAGATCAAATGAGTGTGGCTTTTGAGTGCATTGTATTGTTCTGTTAGAGATTTAGCTCTCTTCTTGTTTGTATTGGATAAAGTCGACCACTTTAGGGTATTATCTCGTTTCTAATGAATCATTTCAAGGTCTTTGGAGATTTATATACAGTAGAAACCGATATAATGTGTTTAAGACTTGCTCAATTGATCCGGATTAGAATCTGTTCACCGTGTTTACCTGCCTCGGAGTTGGTCCAAATCCATTTCTCAGATAGAACTAACTGACAACGGCTTATAGTCACATCAAGTTTGTGAATTCTTATTAGCTGCTTCTAATCTCTTTCAAACCATAGATTTGTGATCCATACTGCgttcttttgatgtttttgtcaTATGGAAATCTTGAGTGTCTCTCCTAATGGTTGCTTACTGTTTTGATGTCAGGTTTTAGCattttgattttgcttttctttgttttttaactgGTTTGATTTTGCTTTGCAGTGTCTTTAAAGGCGGACAATTTTGAGGGTTTACGCTTTGACTTTACCAAGGCGTTGAATCAAAAGTTTTCTCTCAGTCACAGGTAATAAGATTATGTTTATAGCTATTGGTAAGGACATGGTTCTATTTGTGTTCTtcactaagcatgtatattGATGTTTAAACAGTGTAATGATGGGGCCAACAGAAGTTCCTTCTCAGTCCGCTGAAACAATCAAAATTCCAACTGCCCATTATGAGTTTGGTGCCAATTATTTTGAGCCAAAGGTAATTTGTTTGGTAATCAGCTGTTTTAATATTCTTATTGTCatgaaagagatgaaaatgaCAAAGTTAATATGCAGTTGATGCTTATTGGAAGGGTTATGACTGATGGTAGACTAAATGCGAGATTGAAAGCGGATTTAACTGATAAGTTAATTGTGAAGGCGAATGCTCAGGTGAATACCGCAACTTTAGACAATTTGTTTAATCTGTGGTGTAGCTGGATATTACATACATACTAATGTATATTGTGTTTGTCATCTTTGTTTACTTTCTTTGCCAGATAACAAATGAGCCACATCTGTCACATGCAATGTTCAACTTTGATTACATGGTAAGAAAAATCTCTATATTACATAACTTCCTATCCTTTTGATACACCTTGGTTATAGTATTTGGTTCATCGAATGTctaaactcttttatttttctcacaTTTATGTAGGGATCAGACTACAGAGCCCAGCTTCAGCTTGGAAACAGTGCTCTAATTGGAGCAACTTATATACAGGTAAGTTGGACTTGTCCCGTGCTATAGCTGAAACTTCGTAGATTCCTCAGTGTGTAGTCAAATAGATAGGGTGTACCCATCGCTGAATGTTTAACTTCGTACTGTTTTCCTTGAGTCATCTAGCTGTGACATAGATGATAGAAGAACCTCGAGTCGTTCTTTTGTCATGCTTAGGGTCTGTGGTTATAgtaaaatttatcatttaacCGTGGGCAGTCGTTGGTTTGATCAGTAAAATAGTAAAGCTTTTTAGTATGGTACATGTAAGCATATTTCTTATTACCTGTGTATTGGTTCTTTCTATTCACTACACTCTCATAATTTTTTGTACAGAGTGTTACAAACCGTCTATCCTTGGGTGGTGAAGTTTTCTGGGCTGGT is drawn from Camelina sativa cultivar DH55 chromosome 1, Cs, whole genome shotgun sequence and contains these coding sequences:
- the LOC104784923 gene encoding mitochondrial import receptor subunit TOM40-1; this translates as MADLLPPLTAAQVDDKTKVDEKVDYSNLPSPVPYEELHREAFMSLKADNFEGLRFDFTKALNQKFSLSHSVMMGPTEVPSQSAETIKIPTAHYEFGANYFEPKLMLIGRVMTDGRLNARLKADLTDKLIVKANAQITNEPHLSHAMFNFDYMGSDYRAQLQLGNSALIGATYIQSVTNRLSLGGEVFWAGVPRKSGIGYAARYESDKMVATAQVASTGAVVMNYVQKISEKVSLATDFMFNYFSRDVTASVGYDYILRQSRVRGKIDSNGVASALVEERLSMGLNFLLSAELDHKKKDYKFGFGLTVG
- the LOC104784913 gene encoding uncharacterized protein LOC104784913; translated protein: MGSSPNDAVLESARPFLRGELEKIDPKLPSLIAVLKSVGAGECWHKHGSFLDHLIDIYKILKLWKAPESVCLCGLFHSAYSNSYVNLAIFDPSTGRDVVRDHVGEAAESLIHLFCVVPRQTMIHDDLLFKYSDRELVEHLGCSEVSLRNAKEKGVFDGDEEWRKKVNGLVPENGVAVKHIKTGEEIVVSRRVVGVFLLMTMADFSGQLFGFQDELFCNRDGRLEFRGNNVTALWPGNGKPGLWMNSNSRMGAIYSLIVREEEILMEERRRASGSGLVLRKERDEDIELVVPPVFSFCTKVLDAKEQIEAREMYWEVVSSDTSKEGYLERAEEILLGCIEKNPFVGEPHVLLSQVYLGKKRFKEAERESEKGLLLLLQWGSPWDKRMSWEGWIAWVRVLLMKSQDQSWPDVSWGILNLGLVR